A stretch of Lactuca sativa cultivar Salinas chromosome 6, Lsat_Salinas_v11, whole genome shotgun sequence DNA encodes these proteins:
- the LOC111909356 gene encoding probable E3 ubiquitin-protein ligase BAH1-like 1, whose protein sequence is MGFEETFTAYLVGDEGKDPNKSCHFEYKKLKNDLNFCRRHRDIGASTDSHGDGNSEDDLNQIVPHQSCHRCEGIFSELTMEATMISDNFSFRVKQLVHLHFTPGIQRFLCWLFQCFKDDHEALVYRGLMLIQFVVMNAIALRKILKKYDKVHESASGRNFKSKLQAKHLDIMQSPWLIELIAFYMNLNGSDSLTSDELFGQLSYDLNIHNEESILLTLTLVGSEKLEYSLTCPICLDIVFQPYALSCGHIFCKSCACLAAGVLIIQGFKYASPGSKCPVCRESGVYGKSVCMSELGLLLKRRYKDGFKKRLMEERERILTQTKEYWELQSSYVMGL, encoded by the exons ATGGGGTTCGAAGAGACGTTTACGGCTTATTTAGTCGGAGATGAAGGGAAGGATCCTAACAAAAGCTGTCATTTTGAGTACAAGAAGCTCAAGAATGATTTGAACTTTTGCAGGCGTCATAGAGATATTGGAGCTTCAACTGATTCTCATGGCGATGGAAACTCCGAAGATGATCTCAATCAGATTGTTCCTCATCAATCCTGCCATC GGTGTGAGGGGATATTCTCTGAATTAACAATGGAAGCTACCATGATATCTGATAATTTTAGTTTCAGAGTCAAGCAGCTTGTTCATCTTCATTTCACTCCTGGCATCCAAAGATTCTTATGTTGgttatttcaatgttttaaagATGATCACGAAGCACTTGTATACAGGGGATTGATGCTAATCCAATTTGTTGTCATGAATGCTATCGCACTCAGAAAGATTCTTAAAAAATACGACAAA GTGCATGAATCTGCAAGTGGTAGGAACTTTAAGTCCAAATTACAAGCCAAACACTTGGACATTATGCAATCTCCATGGTTGATTGAATTAATAGCTTTCTATATGAATCTCAATGGGTCAGACAGTTTGACTTCTGATGAGCTTTTTGGTCAACTATCTTATGATCTCAACATCCACAATGAAGAGTCTATACTACTAACTCTCACACTCGTAGGTTCTGAAAAGTTAGAGTATAGTCTCACGTGTCCTATTTGTTTG GACATTGTTTTTCAACCATATGCTTTGAGTTGTGGACACATTTTTTGCAAGTCTTGTGCTTGTTTGGCGGCTGGTGTATTGATCATTCAAGGGTTCAAGTATGCAAGCCCAGGCTCCAAGTGTCCAGTTTGTCGAGAG AGTGGAGTGTATGGGAAATCCGTGTGCATGTCTGAACTAGGTTTGCTCTTAAAAAGAAG GTATAAAGATGGATTTAAGAAGAGACTGATGGAAGAGCGAGAAAGAATATTAACCCAAACTAAAGAATATTGGGAGTTGCAATCAAGTTATGTGatgggcttatga